The Acidimicrobiia bacterium genome includes a window with the following:
- the ligD gene encoding non-homologous end-joining DNA ligase encodes MEIGGHRLALSNLDKVLYPETGFRKADVLDYYRRIAPVLLPHLRGRVPTLVRAPDGPGGEVFFEKRAPSHRPKWVKTATIGRYDHHVGFEGCLVDSLAALVWVANLAALELHCYQATVDDLTRPTAMVIDLDPGAPATIVDCARVALDLRALLAQLGLEAVVKTSGSKGLHLSVPLNTPGVTDDATKSFSLALGQLLESRDAKRVTTVMAKEHRRGRVFVDWSQNDRAKTTVAPYSLRIRPRPWVSTPVAWSEIEAVHDSGDGPSLTFEAADALARVEALGDLYAPNLTLEQELPSLGAPA; translated from the coding sequence GTGGAGATCGGCGGGCACCGGCTCGCCCTGTCGAATCTCGACAAGGTCCTGTACCCCGAGACCGGCTTCCGGAAGGCCGACGTCCTCGACTACTACCGCCGCATCGCACCGGTCCTGCTCCCTCATCTGCGGGGCCGGGTACCGACCCTCGTGCGGGCACCCGACGGCCCGGGCGGCGAGGTGTTCTTCGAGAAGCGCGCGCCGAGCCATCGTCCGAAATGGGTGAAAACGGCGACGATCGGTAGATACGACCATCACGTCGGATTCGAGGGCTGTCTGGTCGACTCGCTCGCGGCGCTCGTCTGGGTCGCGAACCTCGCCGCGCTCGAGCTCCACTGCTACCAGGCGACCGTCGACGACCTCACGCGACCGACCGCGATGGTCATCGACCTCGACCCCGGAGCGCCCGCGACGATCGTCGACTGCGCGCGCGTGGCGCTCGACCTGCGGGCGTTGCTCGCGCAGCTCGGGCTCGAGGCGGTCGTGAAGACGTCGGGGTCGAAGGGCCTGCACCTGTCGGTGCCGCTCAACACGCCCGGCGTCACCGACGACGCGACGAAGTCGTTCTCGCTCGCGCTCGGACAACTGCTCGAATCGCGCGACGCGAAGCGGGTGACGACGGTGATGGCGAAGGAGCACCGGCGCGGCCGCGTCTTCGTCGACTGGAGTCAGAACGACCGCGCCAAGACCACGGTCGCGCCCTACTCGTTGCGCATCCGGCCGCGGCCGTGGGTGTCGACACCGGTGGCGTGGTCCGAGATCGAAGCGGTGCACGACTCCGGCGACGGCCCGTCGCTCACGTTCGAGGCGGCCGACGCGCTCGCGCGCGTCGAGGCGCTCGGCGACCTCTACGCGCCGAACCTCACGCTCGAGCAGGAACTGCCGAGCCTCGGCGCGCCCGCGTAG
- a CDS encoding SDR family NAD(P)-dependent oxidoreductase — protein sequence MELQGKVAIVTGASRGVGAATAVALASEGCAVACAARATDATPMPTPGTIDETVGRIRAAGGTAIAVPTNLAKDDEVEQMVATATEQLGPVDILVNNAAITFPGDVDLPMKRFDLVFAVDLRAPLIAIQAALPSMRARKSGCIVNVSSVAALNYFPGLMAYGMAKSALEHLTVDLAVQLRADNINVNTFRIDVPVASEGFVANLPGDHPDWEPSEVAAEGILWMIRQPVSYTGHNAGMARLRADHGIMVSRAQQLHTQAVGLVTETHLRPPS from the coding sequence ATGGAGCTGCAGGGAAAGGTCGCGATCGTCACCGGTGCGAGCCGCGGCGTCGGTGCCGCGACCGCGGTCGCGCTCGCGTCCGAAGGTTGCGCGGTCGCGTGCGCGGCGCGCGCGACGGACGCCACGCCGATGCCGACGCCGGGCACGATCGACGAGACCGTCGGTCGCATCCGCGCCGCGGGCGGCACCGCGATCGCCGTGCCGACGAACCTCGCGAAGGACGACGAGGTCGAGCAGATGGTCGCAACCGCGACGGAACAGCTCGGCCCCGTCGACATCCTCGTGAACAACGCCGCGATCACGTTCCCCGGCGACGTCGACCTGCCGATGAAGCGCTTCGACCTCGTCTTCGCCGTCGACCTGCGCGCGCCGTTGATCGCGATCCAGGCCGCGCTCCCGTCGATGCGCGCGCGCAAGTCGGGCTGCATCGTGAACGTGTCGTCGGTCGCGGCGCTCAACTACTTCCCGGGGCTGATGGCGTACGGGATGGCGAAGAGCGCGCTCGAGCATCTGACCGTCGACCTCGCGGTGCAGCTGCGCGCCGACAACATCAACGTGAACACGTTCCGCATCGACGTCCCCGTCGCGTCCGAGGGCTTCGTCGCGAACCTGCCCGGCGACCATCCCGACTGGGAGCCATCGGAAGTCGCCGCCGAGGGCATCCTCTGGATGATCCGCCAGCCGGTCTCCTACACCGGTCACAACGCGGGCATGGCCCGGCTGCGCGCCGACCACGGGATCATGGTGTCGCGAGCGCAACAGCTCCACACGCAGGCCGTTGGGCTCGTCACCGAGACCCATCTGCGCCCGCCGAGCTGA
- a CDS encoding Ku protein, with protein sequence MPNAIWSGSVGFGLVQVPVRLMTATRNRDVSFNQLEEGTGARIRYRKVSDATGEEVTADRIVKGYEISKGHYVVIEADELASLAPKASHTIDIEEFVDLAEIDPVFFEQPYYLVPDEKGKKAYRLLVEAMSELQKVAIGRIVIRAKERLVAIRPLDGLLCVETMRYSDEVVDRDGLAPDDVEVGDKEIQMARQLIESLAVDQFDAEKFKDEYREQVLDLVERKAAGEEIVATTPTEAPAKVLDLVAALEASLEKAAGARGRHPSTGGIGAADSADGADAKAAKPAKAVKAVKASKATKKAPATKAPAKKAPARARKSA encoded by the coding sequence GTGCCGAATGCGATCTGGAGCGGCTCGGTCGGATTCGGGCTCGTGCAGGTGCCCGTCCGGCTGATGACCGCGACCCGCAACCGTGACGTCTCGTTCAACCAGCTCGAGGAAGGCACCGGCGCGCGCATCCGCTACCGGAAGGTCTCGGATGCGACCGGTGAAGAGGTCACGGCCGACCGCATCGTCAAGGGCTACGAGATCTCGAAGGGGCACTACGTCGTCATCGAGGCCGACGAGCTCGCGTCGCTCGCGCCCAAGGCCAGCCACACGATCGACATCGAGGAGTTCGTCGACCTCGCCGAGATCGACCCCGTCTTCTTCGAGCAGCCGTACTACCTCGTGCCCGACGAGAAGGGGAAGAAGGCGTACCGCCTCCTCGTCGAGGCGATGAGCGAGTTGCAGAAGGTCGCGATCGGTCGCATCGTGATCCGAGCCAAGGAGCGCCTGGTCGCGATCCGCCCACTCGACGGGCTGCTGTGCGTCGAGACGATGCGCTACTCCGACGAGGTCGTCGACCGCGACGGCCTCGCCCCCGACGACGTCGAGGTCGGCGACAAAGAGATCCAGATGGCGCGCCAGCTCATCGAGTCGCTCGCGGTCGATCAGTTCGACGCCGAGAAGTTCAAGGACGAGTACCGCGAGCAGGTCCTCGACCTCGTGGAGCGCAAGGCCGCGGGCGAGGAGATCGTCGCGACCACGCCGACCGAGGCGCCCGCGAAGGTGCTCGACCTCGTGGCTGCGCTCGAGGCGAGCCTCGAGAAGGCCGCCGGCGCGCGCGGCCGCCACCCGAGCACCGGTGGTATCGGCGCGGCCGATTCGGCCGACGGCGCGGACGCGAAGGCGGCCAAGCCCGCGAAAGCGGTGAAGGCCGTGAAGGCGTCGAAGGCCACGAAGAAGGCGCCGGCGACCAAGGCCCCCGCGAAGAAGGCGCCGGCGCGCGCCCGCAAGAGCGCCTGA
- a CDS encoding acyltransferase: protein MSNHDRFGAWRAAVVQRAWHGAVRYGAIGPQQRAAREFQRFGAGSMISFPPTVIFGEGRIAIGEGTSIGPLASLSAGMPVHAGRRGDPIITIGDRCTLGKGIGIVGHERIELGDDIWTGHFVYITDQNHGYEDVAQPIGTQMWNDAPVVIGSGSWLGHGCVILPGVTIGEHVAVAAGAVVTSAVPAFSVVAGVPARVIRRYVDGEWVRAD from the coding sequence ATGAGCAACCACGATCGGTTCGGCGCGTGGCGTGCCGCCGTGGTGCAGCGCGCGTGGCACGGCGCCGTGCGGTACGGCGCGATCGGTCCGCAGCAACGCGCGGCGCGAGAGTTCCAACGGTTCGGCGCCGGCAGCATGATCAGCTTCCCGCCGACCGTGATCTTCGGTGAGGGTCGCATCGCGATCGGCGAGGGTACGTCGATCGGACCGCTCGCCTCGCTGAGCGCGGGCATGCCCGTGCACGCGGGTCGGCGCGGCGATCCGATCATCACGATCGGCGACCGCTGCACGCTCGGCAAGGGCATCGGCATCGTCGGCCACGAGCGCATCGAGCTCGGTGACGACATCTGGACCGGGCACTTCGTCTACATCACCGATCAGAACCACGGTTACGAGGACGTGGCGCAGCCGATCGGCACGCAGATGTGGAACGACGCGCCGGTCGTGATCGGCTCGGGCTCGTGGCTCGGCCACGGCTGCGTGATCCTGCCGGGCGTGACGATCGGCGAGCACGTCGCGGTCGCCGCGGGTGCGGTCGTGACGAGCGCCGTGCCTGCGTTCAGCGTCGTCGCGGGCGTGCCCGCGCGCGTCATCCGCCGCTACGTCGACGGCGAATGGGTGCGCGCGGACTGA
- a CDS encoding ABC transporter substrate-binding protein: protein MDHAPTPILIGLLYDFPQGDGGAGFEAALRLGLDDVAATGRLDRAVDFVSSHVRGLPSGSEHEMKQGFAEIEQSGALVMVGPSISDNALIVAPLCDAAGLPAINYTGGERTRSELMFHYQIGSLEEEPPMLAQRLVDRGLRSCAVISDQSPVGRRYAEAFEAARGRLGLDVTGSATISPLTEQLVDVVARLREGAPSALVYFGLGVSSRAVALALAELEWDVPVLSNSALMFGYARPDWRDGYRGWEYIDTIADDNPLRDALRERSPRAALSPVGCGAYDMGRLVGEAIARCDHLTREGIAEGLRRVKLLPATSGHAGTIMGFGVYEHAALKGPYLVLREWKDGKSVQVAV from the coding sequence ATGGATCACGCGCCGACTCCCATCCTCATCGGACTGCTCTACGACTTCCCCCAAGGCGACGGGGGCGCCGGGTTCGAAGCGGCGCTGCGCCTCGGACTCGACGATGTCGCCGCGACCGGTCGGCTCGACCGCGCGGTCGACTTCGTGAGCAGCCACGTGCGCGGCCTGCCGTCGGGCAGCGAGCACGAGATGAAGCAGGGCTTCGCCGAGATCGAGCAATCGGGCGCGCTCGTGATGGTGGGTCCGTCGATCTCCGATAACGCGCTGATCGTCGCTCCGCTCTGCGACGCCGCGGGCCTGCCCGCCATCAACTACACCGGCGGCGAGCGCACGCGCAGCGAGCTCATGTTCCACTACCAGATCGGCTCGCTCGAGGAAGAGCCACCGATGCTCGCGCAGCGACTCGTCGACCGCGGGCTGCGCAGCTGCGCGGTGATCAGCGATCAGTCCCCCGTCGGTCGTCGCTACGCGGAGGCGTTCGAGGCCGCGCGCGGCCGGCTCGGTCTCGACGTCACCGGCTCGGCGACGATCTCACCGCTCACCGAGCAGCTCGTCGACGTCGTCGCCCGTCTCCGCGAGGGCGCGCCGAGCGCGCTCGTGTACTTCGGTCTCGGTGTGTCGTCGCGCGCGGTGGCACTCGCGCTCGCGGAGCTCGAGTGGGACGTGCCGGTGCTCTCGAACTCGGCGCTGATGTTCGGCTACGCGCGCCCCGACTGGCGTGACGGCTACCGCGGTTGGGAGTACATCGACACGATCGCCGACGACAACCCGTTGCGCGACGCGCTCCGCGAGCGCTCGCCGCGCGCCGCGTTGAGCCCCGTCGGCTGCGGCGCGTACGACATGGGCCGGCTCGTCGGCGAGGCGATCGCGCGGTGCGATCACCTCACGCGTGAGGGCATCGCCGAGGGACTGCGGCGCGTGAAGCTGCTCCCGGCGACCAGCGGTCACGCGGGCACGATCATGGGCTTCGGCGTGTACGAGCACGCCGCGCTCAAGGGCCCCTACCTGGTGCTGCGCGAGTGGAAGGACGGCAAGAGCGTCCAGGTCGCGGTTTGA
- a CDS encoding ester cyclase: MNADAMRALVRRHIGEGFNRGDWTVCETTLADDYTAFYGADGEANVGREHYVRVCRFLRKSFPDVAITIEDLVVERSTIVMRYIERGTLTGRPFLDIEPAGQQYAKPGTTLYQVERGRLARSWGVEDTLGWFRQLGKYE; encoded by the coding sequence ATGAATGCGGACGCGATGCGCGCGCTGGTGCGCCGGCACATCGGCGAGGGCTTCAATCGCGGCGACTGGACCGTGTGCGAGACCACGCTCGCCGACGACTACACCGCGTTCTACGGCGCCGACGGTGAGGCGAACGTCGGACGCGAGCACTATGTCCGCGTCTGCCGCTTCCTGCGCAAGTCGTTCCCCGACGTCGCGATCACGATCGAGGACCTCGTCGTCGAGCGCTCGACGATCGTGATGCGCTACATCGAGCGGGGCACGCTCACGGGTCGACCGTTCCTCGACATCGAGCCCGCGGGTCAGCAGTACGCGAAGCCGGGCACGACGCTCTACCAGGTGGAACGGGGACGGCTGGCGCGCTCGTGGGGAGTCGAGGACACGCTCGGCTGGTTCCGTCAGCTGGGCAAGTACGAATGA